In a genomic window of Lacrimispora sp. BS-2:
- the trpS gene encoding tryptophan--tRNA ligase yields the protein MKKIILTGDRPTGKLHIGHYVGSLKRRVELQNSGEFDEIFIMIADAQALTDNSDNPEKVRQNIIEVALDYLSCGLDPKKCTLFIQSQIPELTELSFYYMNLVTVSRLQRNPTVKSEIAMRNFETSIPVGFFTYPISQAADITAFQATTVPVGEDQEPMIEQTREIVRKFNSVYGEALVEPEILLPDNKACLRLPGTDGKAKMSKSLGNCIYLSDPEEEVKKKVMSMYTDPNHIQVSDPGEIEGNTVFTYLDAFCKDEDFEKYLPDYKNLDELKDHYRRGGLGDVKVKRFLNSILQAELEPIRRRRKEYEANIPYVYQILKEGSEKAEAMAARTLKGVKEAMKINYFDDLEYIEEQARKYKGQE from the coding sequence ATGAAAAAGATCATATTAACAGGGGACCGGCCCACCGGAAAGCTTCATATCGGCCATTACGTTGGTTCATTAAAGCGCAGGGTAGAGCTGCAGAATTCCGGTGAATTTGACGAGATTTTTATTATGATTGCGGATGCCCAGGCACTTACGGACAATTCGGATAATCCGGAAAAGGTTCGTCAGAATATTATTGAAGTTGCGCTGGATTACCTTTCCTGCGGACTGGACCCGAAGAAATGTACCCTTTTCATCCAGTCACAGATACCTGAGCTAACAGAGCTGTCCTTTTACTATATGAATCTGGTAACCGTATCCAGGCTACAGCGGAATCCTACTGTAAAATCAGAGATTGCCATGAGGAATTTTGAAACCAGCATTCCGGTAGGCTTCTTTACCTATCCCATCAGCCAGGCAGCTGACATTACGGCGTTCCAGGCCACCACGGTGCCCGTAGGAGAGGACCAGGAGCCAATGATTGAGCAGACCAGGGAAATAGTGCGTAAGTTTAATTCCGTGTACGGAGAAGCTTTAGTAGAGCCGGAGATTCTGCTTCCTGATAACAAAGCCTGCTTACGGCTTCCAGGTACCGATGGAAAGGCCAAGATGAGCAAGTCCCTCGGAAACTGCATCTATTTATCCGATCCGGAAGAAGAAGTAAAGAAAAAGGTCATGAGCATGTATACAGATCCTAACCACATCCAGGTTTCCGACCCAGGAGAAATAGAAGGAAACACAGTATTCACCTACCTGGATGCATTCTGCAAGGATGAAGATTTTGAAAAGTATCTGCCAGATTATAAAAATCTTGACGAGCTTAAAGACCACTACAGACGCGGCGGCTTAGGCGATGTAAAGGTAAAGCGGTTCTTAAACAGCATTCTCCAGGCGGAGTTAGAACCTATCCGCAGGAGAAGAAAAGAATACGAGGCCAACATCCCTTACGTATACCAGATATTAAAAGAAGGAAGCGAAAAGGCAGAGGCAATGGCAGCCCGTACCTTAAAGGGTGTAAAGGAAGCCATGAAGATCAATTATTTTGACGATCTGGAATACATTGAAGAGCAGGCAAGAAAGTATAAGGGCCAGGAATAG
- the ftsZ gene encoding cell division protein FtsZ — protein sequence MLEIKINEADNAARILVIGVGGAGNNAVNRMIDENIAGVEFLGINTDKQALQFCKAPTAMQIGEKLTKGLGAGAKPEIGEKAAEENADELAQTMKGADMVFVTCGMGGGTGTGAAPVVAKIAKDMGILTVGVVTKPFRFEARTRMSNAVAGIERLKESVDTLIVIPNDRLLEIVDRRTTMPDALKKADEVLQQAVQGITDLINVPGLINLDFADVQTVMTDKGIAHIGIGKAKGDEKALEAVKQAVSSPLLETTIEGATHVIINISGDISLVEANEAASYVQEMAGDEANIIFGAMYDENAHDEASITVIATGLDMQSETPVSKVMTNFSNPNFKQPKAAPQTQAVNQEAAATAATPGYNQNYNPNYGNPNYSNPAYSNQNYPNNNSGYNNQSYGAGNAGNYTKPNYAGQNNGQGASQGGGQPYRPTVNKEVQINIPDFLRNKR from the coding sequence TTGTTAGAGATTAAGATAAATGAGGCGGACAATGCCGCAAGAATTCTGGTAATCGGTGTAGGCGGTGCCGGAAATAATGCGGTTAACCGCATGATTGATGAGAATATAGCTGGTGTGGAATTTCTGGGAATCAACACGGACAAGCAGGCCCTGCAGTTTTGCAAGGCTCCTACAGCCATGCAGATCGGAGAGAAACTGACCAAAGGTCTTGGTGCAGGTGCCAAGCCGGAGATCGGTGAAAAAGCGGCAGAGGAGAATGCGGACGAGCTGGCTCAGACCATGAAGGGTGCGGATATGGTATTCGTTACCTGCGGAATGGGAGGCGGTACCGGTACCGGAGCTGCTCCTGTTGTAGCTAAGATCGCAAAAGATATGGGAATTCTCACTGTGGGTGTTGTAACAAAGCCTTTCCGCTTTGAAGCAAGAACCCGTATGAGCAATGCCGTTGCAGGTATTGAGCGTTTAAAAGAAAGCGTAGATACATTAATCGTAATCCCTAATGACCGTCTTCTGGAAATCGTGGACAGACGTACTACCATGCCGGATGCATTAAAGAAGGCAGATGAAGTCCTTCAGCAGGCCGTACAGGGAATTACCGATCTGATTAATGTACCTGGACTTATTAACCTGGACTTTGCCGATGTTCAGACAGTCATGACGGATAAGGGCATCGCCCATATCGGTATCGGCAAGGCAAAAGGTGATGAGAAGGCTTTGGAGGCTGTGAAGCAGGCGGTTTCCAGTCCATTGCTTGAGACTACCATTGAGGGTGCTACTCACGTCATCATTAACATTTCCGGTGATATCAGCCTGGTTGAGGCCAATGAAGCGGCCAGCTACGTTCAGGAGATGGCAGGAGATGAAGCCAATATCATCTTTGGTGCAATGTATGATGAGAATGCTCATGATGAAGCCAGCATTACCGTGATCGCCACCGGGCTGGACATGCAGTCTGAGACTCCGGTATCCAAGGTTATGACGAATTTTTCCAATCCAAACTTTAAACAGCCGAAAGCAGCACCTCAGACCCAGGCCGTGAATCAGGAGGCAGCCGCAACTGCAGCAACCCCTGGATATAACCAGAATTATAATCCTAATTACGGGAATCCAAACTATTCCAATCCAGCTTACAGCAATCAGAATTATCCTAATAATAACAGCGGCTATAATAACCAGAGCTATGGAGCAGGAAACGCAGGAAACTATACGAAGCCAAATTATGCGGGCCAGAATAATGGTCAGGGTGCTTCCCAGGGAGGCGGACAGCCTTATCGTCCAACTGTGAATAAGGAAGTTCAGATCAATATTCCGGATTTTTTAAGGAATAAAAGATAA
- a CDS encoding vitamin B12 dependent-methionine synthase activation domain-containing protein encodes MEISRREIRRYLGYGKNEGDEAVNALIEECIRELTAAASPKSISRVYPLKLLSDDWIDFTVFKTRSRNLSRNLQDCEQVILFAATLGARVDVLLHKYTKLQMSKAVTMQAAATAVIEEYCDEENRKLKKEYEDRKLYLRPRFSPGYGDFPLECQKDITAVLETPKRIGIMLTDSLLMTPSKSVTAVMGVSGQPYRCEIKGCESCGKTDCAYRRD; translated from the coding sequence ATGGAAATCAGCCGAAGGGAGATCCGGAGATATCTGGGATACGGGAAAAATGAAGGAGATGAAGCCGTAAATGCCCTGATCGAGGAATGTATCAGGGAGCTTACGGCTGCAGCATCACCAAAAAGCATAAGCCGGGTATATCCCCTTAAGCTGCTTTCTGATGACTGGATCGATTTTACCGTATTTAAGACAAGAAGCCGGAACTTAAGCCGGAATTTACAGGATTGTGAACAGGTGATCTTATTTGCTGCCACTTTAGGCGCAAGGGTGGATGTGCTTTTGCATAAGTATACAAAACTGCAGATGAGCAAGGCGGTCACCATGCAGGCGGCAGCTACCGCCGTGATTGAGGAATATTGTGATGAAGAGAACCGGAAGCTGAAGAAGGAGTATGAGGACAGGAAGCTGTACTTAAGGCCCAGATTCAGCCCGGGCTATGGAGATTTTCCCTTAGAGTGCCAGAAGGATATTACAGCAGTTTTGGAAACGCCCAAAAGGATCGGTATCATGCTGACGGACAGCCTTCTCATGACTCCGTCAAAGTCCGTTACCGCGGTGATGGGTGTCAGCGGACAGCCTTACCGCTGTGAGATAAAGGGATGTGAATCCTGTGGAAAAACGGACTGTGCATACCGGAGAGATTAA
- a CDS encoding homocysteine S-methyltransferase family protein, with amino-acid sequence MAGILEEIKKRMVFFDGGTGSLLQASGLEPGELPETWNVKQPDIITKLHRDYLEAGADIIKTNTFGANGLKFHKGAEFDLEEVVTAALQNARKAVETASYPAGKEKGYIALDLGPTGKLLKPLGDLDFEDAYEMFSQVVKIGEREGADLVLIETMSDSYEAKAAVLAAKENSSLPVFVTMIFDDKGKLLTGGNVESTVALLEGLGVDALGINCGLGPVQMKGILTDIMKVVSIPVIVNPNAGLPRSEGGKTVYDIDAGEFAAAMKEIAEEGACVIGGCCGTTPEHIEKTVALCRNFPVRLPEKKNRTVISSYAQAVVIDNDPVIIGERINPTGKSKFKQALRDHNLEYILREGVAQQDNGAHVLDVNVGLPEIDEPSMMVEVIRELQSIIDLPLQIDTSNTEAMERAMRVYNGKPLINSVNGKKEVMEAVFPLVKRYGGVVVALALDEDGIPETAEGRITVAKKIYDKAAEYGIEKKDIIIDALCMTVSSDSRGALTTLETLRRVRDELGGRTILGVSNISFGLPQREIINAAFFTMALQNGLSAAIINPNSEAMMRSYYSFRTLADLDPQCSGYISVYSGQVATLGETVRQGNSSLAGGTSGGEMTLSESIAKGLKDRAYTAVTELLRDQEPLVIINGEMIPALDRVGKGFENGTVFLPQLLMSAEAAKAAFEVIKEKMAEGGVAQEKKGKIILATVKGDIHDIGKNIVKVLLENYGYDVIDLGKDVPPEKIVETAVKDEVKLVGLSALMTTTVPSMEETIRQLNETAPFVKVMVGGAVLTEGYAKTIGADQYCRDAMASVNYAEGIFQTK; translated from the coding sequence ATGGCAGGGATTTTAGAAGAGATAAAAAAGAGGATGGTATTTTTTGACGGAGGAACAGGAAGCCTTTTACAGGCCAGCGGCCTTGAGCCGGGAGAACTGCCGGAAACCTGGAACGTGAAACAGCCGGATATTATAACGAAACTTCACCGTGATTATCTGGAAGCAGGTGCGGACATCATAAAGACCAATACCTTTGGAGCCAATGGGCTGAAATTCCATAAAGGTGCGGAATTTGATCTGGAAGAGGTGGTGACCGCAGCGTTGCAGAATGCCAGAAAAGCGGTGGAGACAGCTTCTTATCCGGCCGGAAAGGAAAAGGGGTATATTGCCCTTGATCTAGGCCCTACGGGAAAGCTTTTAAAGCCTCTGGGAGATTTAGACTTTGAGGATGCCTATGAGATGTTTTCCCAGGTAGTTAAAATCGGGGAACGGGAGGGAGCGGACCTGGTGCTCATTGAGACCATGAGCGACAGCTATGAGGCAAAGGCTGCTGTGCTGGCTGCAAAGGAAAACAGCAGCCTTCCCGTGTTCGTGACCATGATCTTTGATGATAAGGGAAAGCTTTTGACCGGAGGAAATGTTGAATCCACGGTTGCCCTTTTAGAGGGCCTGGGAGTTGACGCCCTGGGCATAAACTGCGGCCTGGGCCCGGTGCAGATGAAGGGCATATTAACGGATATCATGAAGGTGGTTTCCATACCGGTTATTGTGAATCCCAATGCAGGACTTCCAAGAAGCGAAGGCGGGAAAACGGTATATGATATCGATGCAGGAGAGTTTGCGGCTGCCATGAAGGAAATTGCAGAGGAAGGAGCCTGTGTGATCGGCGGCTGCTGCGGAACCACGCCGGAGCACATAGAGAAAACAGTGGCTCTTTGCAGGAATTTCCCTGTAAGGCTGCCGGAAAAGAAAAACCGTACCGTGATATCTTCCTATGCACAGGCGGTTGTAATTGACAATGACCCGGTCATCATCGGGGAGAGGATCAATCCAACGGGAAAATCCAAATTTAAACAGGCGCTTAGGGATCATAACCTGGAATACATTCTCAGAGAGGGAGTGGCCCAGCAGGACAATGGAGCACACGTCCTGGATGTGAATGTAGGACTTCCGGAAATTGATGAGCCTTCCATGATGGTGGAAGTGATAAGGGAGCTTCAGAGCATCATTGACCTGCCCCTTCAGATCGATACCTCCAATACAGAGGCAATGGAACGGGCAATGAGGGTTTATAACGGAAAACCTCTGATTAATTCCGTAAACGGGAAAAAGGAAGTGATGGAGGCCGTTTTCCCTCTGGTAAAACGGTATGGAGGCGTTGTGGTCGCCCTGGCCCTTGATGAAGACGGCATTCCGGAAACTGCAGAAGGCAGGATCACCGTTGCAAAGAAAATCTATGATAAGGCCGCAGAATATGGAATTGAGAAAAAAGACATTATTATAGATGCCCTCTGCATGACTGTCAGCTCCGACAGCAGAGGGGCACTGACCACCCTTGAAACCTTAAGACGTGTCCGGGATGAACTGGGAGGCAGAACCATACTGGGTGTGTCCAACATTTCCTTCGGGCTGCCCCAGAGGGAAATCATCAATGCCGCATTTTTTACAATGGCCCTTCAAAATGGCTTAAGCGCAGCTATCATAAACCCCAATTCAGAAGCAATGATGCGTTCCTACTACAGCTTTCGGACTCTTGCGGATCTGGACCCTCAGTGCAGCGGTTATATCTCAGTCTACAGCGGCCAGGTAGCCACTCTCGGTGAAACAGTGAGGCAGGGAAACTCTTCCCTGGCAGGAGGTACTTCCGGAGGTGAGATGACTCTGTCGGAAAGCATTGCAAAAGGCCTAAAGGACCGGGCATATACGGCAGTGACAGAACTCTTAAGGGACCAGGAGCCTTTAGTTATAATAAACGGGGAAATGATCCCGGCCCTGGACCGGGTGGGAAAAGGCTTTGAAAATGGAACGGTATTCCTTCCCCAGCTTCTTATGAGTGCGGAAGCGGCAAAGGCAGCCTTTGAGGTTATAAAGGAGAAAATGGCTGAGGGCGGCGTGGCTCAGGAGAAAAAAGGAAAGATCATCCTGGCTACGGTCAAGGGAGATATTCATGATATCGGAAAGAATATTGTTAAGGTCCTTCTGGAAAACTATGGTTATGATGTCATTGACTTAGGAAAGGACGTTCCGCCGGAAAAAATCGTGGAAACAGCGGTAAAGGATGAAGTAAAACTGGTAGGCCTAAGCGCCCTCATGACCACCACAGTTCCCAGCATGGAAGAGACCATCAGGCAGCTCAATGAGACCGCTCCTTTTGTAAAGGTAATGGTAGGAGGCGCGGTACTTACAGAAGGATATGCAAAGACCATTGGCGCCGACCAGTATTGCCGGGATGCCATGGCTTCAGTAAACTATGCAGAGGGAATTTTTCAGACAAAATAA
- a CDS encoding cell division protein FtsQ, with the protein MKDLKRSRRKIKFGIAAAVIFLGIVIFLSLQIRDITVSGNKKYTSEQIVNILFKDGWDRNAVFCLYKDRFKKHEQIPFVEDYKIVFQSPVKVEVIVYEKSVVGYVSYMGSYMYFDKDGIIVESSNGKLEGVPWITGLQFGHIALHQPLPVEKEKIFSEILNLTDVLSTKEILVDEIRYDSRGDATLVMGDIRVFLGSNNQMDEKISELKDQLPVLGGLSGTLYLDTYDEAETVTSYRFVKD; encoded by the coding sequence ATGAAAGATTTAAAAAGAAGCAGAAGAAAAATTAAATTTGGAATCGCAGCCGCCGTGATCTTTCTTGGAATTGTCATTTTTTTGTCGCTGCAGATCAGGGATATTACGGTGTCCGGTAATAAAAAATACACATCGGAGCAAATCGTTAATATTTTATTTAAGGACGGATGGGACCGGAATGCGGTTTTTTGTCTCTACAAGGATCGTTTTAAGAAGCATGAACAGATCCCCTTTGTGGAAGATTATAAAATCGTATTCCAGAGCCCGGTGAAAGTTGAGGTGATCGTTTATGAGAAGTCTGTGGTAGGCTATGTTTCCTATATGGGCAGCTATATGTATTTTGACAAGGATGGAATCATTGTGGAGAGCTCCAACGGAAAGCTTGAGGGAGTTCCGTGGATTACGGGTCTGCAGTTCGGGCATATAGCCCTTCACCAGCCCCTGCCGGTGGAAAAGGAAAAGATTTTTAGTGAAATACTGAACCTGACCGACGTTTTGTCAACAAAAGAAATTCTTGTTGACGAGATCCGGTATGATTCCCGGGGAGATGCCACACTTGTGATGGGAGATATCCGGGTTTTCCTTGGAAGCAATAACCAGATGGATGAAAAAATCTCTGAATTAAAGGACCAGCTTCCTGTTTTGGGAGGTTTATCAGGAACCCTTTATCTGGATACGTATGATGAGGCGGAAACAGTCACATCCTATCGATTTGTGAAAGATTAA
- a CDS encoding NCS2 family permease, producing the protein MEQFFKLKENGTNVTTEVIAGITTFFAMAYIVIVNPNTLSQAGMEWGAVFLATIISAIIGTLIMGLVANVPYAQAPGMGLNAFFVYTVCFGLKFTWQQALSMVFICGLLNIFITVTSIRKYIIKAIPVSLQNAIGGGIGIFIAYIGLLNAGAINFAAGVPAMSVISTKALILFIIGLVLIVVLTVMDVKGGILIGIVLTTLIGIPLGITKTGDTVNFSEALSVLPTTFGVIFTADGLPALFNDMAKLPIVLITIFSFSLSDTFDTIGTFIGTGRRSGIFSAEDEASLELGKGFSSKMDKALFADATATSIGAIFGTSNTTTYVESAAGIGAGGRTGLTSVVVAACFALSAFLSSFISAIPSVATAPALVIVGCMMISSFKEIDWTQLEEAIPAFFAGVFMALCYSISYGIATAFIFYCIVKICKKKANELNPIIVVATILFIINFILQAFL; encoded by the coding sequence ATGGAGCAGTTCTTTAAACTCAAGGAAAATGGAACGAATGTCACAACTGAGGTTATAGCCGGAATCACCACATTTTTTGCCATGGCGTACATAGTTATAGTAAATCCTAATACATTAAGTCAGGCAGGTATGGAGTGGGGAGCGGTATTTTTAGCGACCATCATTTCTGCGATTATAGGTACCTTAATTATGGGCCTTGTGGCCAATGTACCATATGCTCAGGCACCTGGTATGGGATTAAACGCATTTTTTGTTTACACGGTTTGTTTTGGACTAAAATTCACATGGCAGCAGGCTTTATCAATGGTTTTCATCTGCGGACTCCTTAATATTTTTATCACTGTGACCAGTATCCGTAAGTATATTATTAAAGCCATCCCTGTAAGCCTGCAAAATGCCATTGGCGGTGGTATTGGTATCTTTATTGCATACATAGGTCTTTTGAATGCAGGTGCCATCAATTTTGCGGCAGGTGTTCCTGCAATGTCTGTGATCTCAACAAAAGCACTTATATTATTCATCATAGGTCTTGTATTAATCGTTGTATTGACTGTAATGGACGTAAAGGGCGGCATTTTAATTGGCATTGTCTTAACAACTTTGATCGGTATTCCATTAGGCATTACAAAAACAGGCGATACCGTTAATTTTTCAGAAGCCTTGTCAGTGCTTCCAACCACCTTTGGCGTAATTTTTACGGCAGACGGGCTTCCTGCCTTATTTAACGATATGGCAAAGCTTCCTATTGTACTAATTACTATTTTCTCTTTCAGCTTATCCGATACATTTGATACAATCGGAACCTTCATTGGAACAGGCCGCAGAAGCGGAATCTTTAGTGCGGAGGATGAAGCTTCCTTAGAGTTGGGCAAAGGATTTTCTTCCAAGATGGATAAAGCGTTATTTGCAGATGCCACAGCGACTTCCATAGGAGCCATTTTCGGCACCTCAAACACGACTACCTATGTGGAAAGTGCGGCAGGGATCGGAGCCGGCGGACGTACCGGCCTTACTTCCGTAGTTGTAGCTGCCTGCTTTGCCTTAAGTGCATTTTTATCCTCCTTTATCAGCGCTATTCCATCTGTAGCAACGGCGCCAGCCCTTGTTATTGTTGGGTGTATGATGATCTCTTCGTTCAAGGAAATTGATTGGACCCAGCTGGAAGAAGCAATTCCGGCTTTCTTTGCAGGCGTATTCATGGCACTTTGTTACAGCATTTCTTATGGAATTGCAACAGCGTTTATTTTCTACTGTATCGTAAAGATCTGCAAAAAGAAAGCAAATGAGTTGAATCCTATTATTGTAGTGGCAACAATTCTGTTTATCATAAACTTTATATTACAGGCGTTTTTATAA